The stretch of DNA GGTCAGGTGCGGGTCGCGCGCTGCCGCTTCTCTGATGAGGCAGTCGGGGTCGTCGAGGAGACGGATCACCGAGGCCGGCGTGAGGCGCGGGTCGCGAAGGGCCCGCCGGCGCACGCCGCGGTCGGGGTCACGGCTGAACCTCTCGACCAGGTCCGCCGTGGCGGTGGGGTCTTCGAGGGCGAGCTTGCGCATGCGGGGATCGGGGTCGTCGGCGTACTGCAGGGTGTTCTGTCGAGGGAAGTTGGGGTGTTCCGGGAAACGGGCGGCTGAATAGCCGTCCCACGTGCGGCACATCTCGAGCAGAACCTCGGCGGGTGCCTGGGCGCAGTTCTCGGCGAGGAACAGACGCACGACCCAGTCCTCGTCACGTGCCAGGCGTTCGACGACGTCGGGCGGGAGGTTCTTCGCGCAGGCGGCGCTGCGGCGGACGAGCAGGTGGGAGGAGGAGGCGCAGCGGCGGATAGCCTCTTCGTCGTCCTGCAGAGCCCGCACCCACGGGAGCGGATTGCAGCGCGCCTTTGGACTGATCTCCACGGGGACGCGCCCACGTTCCTCCTCGGTGAGGTCCGGGCGCACCGACACCGTCCACCGGACGGCCGGGTCCAGGTCCTGACCGAGTTCAGCGACCAGGTGCGGCGCGAGGTCCGGGTTGCCGGCGGCCGCGCGTCGCAACTCCCGGTCCGGGCTGTGCGCGAGAGCGTGGCCCAGTTCGTCGGAGAGCAGGCATTCCCGTGCGGCGCGGTGGCGTTGCTCGTCGTCGGGCAGAGCCGCAAACACCGAGACCGGCATCGGCGCGGCGGTGTGGGCGAGCAGGATTGCTTCGGCCCGCACTTCGGGGTCGGGGTCAGCCATCAGCGACGTGTGGGTGTCCGGTTCCAGGTGCGGCCAGGCTCGCCGGCAGGCGGCGCGGCGTACGGCGGGGTCCGCATCAGCCGCGAGCGTCACCAGGTGCCGGGCGGGCAGATCGCGATGGAGTGCGACCTCGGCTCTCACCTGCGCGTTGGGATCGGCGACGAGTTGCGCGAACGTGGCCTCGGTCAGGGGCGACCTTCCGTCCACCGCACAGGCGGTGAAGATCCATCGCAACCCGGGTCTGGGTTCAATGAAGAGCCGTTCTCGCTGCTCGGCGGTGAGTGTCCAGCGCTCTGCGAGCTGCTTGCGGACGCGTGGCTCGGGATGGGAGATCCACGCCTCGACGACTTCGTCAGGCAATTCACGGGTGATCAGCCAGCCGGCGCCGGGGAGCCGTTCGCCTTCTGCGACATCGAGCAGCCGCCGCAGTACCGAGGCGGGTGCGGCTGGGTTGCGGGCCAGCCCGTCTCGCCACGCCGACCGGAGGCGCTGTGGCGCGGTCTTCCAACGCAGTACGGCATGCCACCCGGACTGGCGCATCTGCGGGGTCTCCTGGGCGTGAGCCTGAGCCCAGGACTCGACCCACGCGTGGAAGCGGTCGACGGCGATCAGCCAGACCTCGTACTCCTCACTGGTCGCGCCCAGCACGCTCTCGCCGTCCAGCGACATGGAGACGAACTCAGGTCGCCCCCGGCGCTGGCCGAGCACCCCGGTCAGGTCCCACTGCTCGGCAAGACGTACGCGCGTCCAGTGACTGCACCAGTGGGACTGGCAGCCGTGCCCGGCGACGTTGATCAGGAACTCACCGTTGTGGTCGATCACGCCGTGTTCGACAGCCAGACGATGCCACTGCCGGTTCAGTTCGGCCACCTGATCCGGCCGGTCGTTTCGCACGGCCACCGTCGGTACCGCGTTCCCGGAGGCCACCGGACGCCAGGCCACCGCTGCGGGGCGCGCGTTGTTCACCCTTCCGTGCCCGGCCACTTCCAGCCCCGCACGCTCCAGCAGCTCACGCAGTTCACTTTCCCCGCCCGTCATGAGCGCCATCTTCCCGGCCGCCCTCGCAGCAGTCCACCGAGATCAGCGATCACAGTCCGCAGCGGTAGTCTGCACGAACGGATCGTGGTCGAGCGGGTGACGACCGCGCCGTGTTCGTCGGCCTCGTCAATGGTCCCAGTGCGCTCGGAACACCCCCACGTCGGTGGGCAGGACTTATGAGCTCGTGCACGGTAGACGGTGAGACGTCGAACTGCCCGGTCCTCAGCCTGCCTCCGGCTTCGACCGGTCAGTGCAACGACCGGCGGCGGCCTCCTCCTTCGACAGAAGGTCGGTCAGGCGGCATCGCGCTGCGGTGGCTCGGTGCAGGTCAGGTCCTGCTCGGTCCAGATGGTCTTGCCGGCGGAGGTGTAGCGGGTGCCCCACCGCTGAGTCGTCTGTGCCACCAGGAACAGGCCGCGGCCGCCCTCCTCGTCATTGGCGGCGTGCCGCAGGTGCGGTGAGGTGTGCCTGCTGTCTGAGACCTCGCACAGCAGAGCCCGGTCCCGGATGAGCCTCAGGCGGATCGGACCCGAGGCATACCGGATGGCGTTGGTGACCAGCTCGCTCACGACCAGTTCTGTGGTGAACCCCAGTTCCGGCAGTCCCCACTCATTCAGTTGCGCGGCGGCCACCGCGCGGGCGTGCGACACCACGCTGGGGTCGGCCGGCAGGTTCCAGCAGGCCACCTGATGGGCGTCCAGCACGCGGGTGCGCACCAGCAGCAACGCTGCGTCATCGTTCACCGGCCCGATGGGGAGCACCGCCATCGCCTGGTCGCACAGCTTCTCCAGAGGGAGTCGGTGCTGTGCGAGAACCTGAACCAACCGACCCAACCCGACGTCGACACCTCCGGTACGGGAATCTACGAGGCCGTTGGTGAACAGGGCCAGCACGCTGCCCGGGGTGAGCTCGACCTCCGCACTCTCGTAGGTCGGACCGCCCAGTCCCAGCGGCGGGCCCGAAGGCAGCTCGGCGAAGCCGACGCGGCCGCTGTCAGGGTCGACCACCGCTGGCGGCGGATGCCCCGCGCAGCACCAGTTGCACCGCCGAGAGATCGGGTCGTAGACGGCATACAGACAGGTAGCGCCGATGATGCCCTTGTCCTCAACATCCTCAGAGGAGTCGTCGTCCTGGAGGCGCCAGTCGTTCTGACCGGCGACGTCTGCCAGCCGCGTCAGCAGTTCGTCGGGGTCGAGGTCCAGTTGGGCCAGGGCCCGTACGGTCGTGCGCAGCCGCCCCATGGTGGCCGCGGCCGGCAATCCATGGCCCACCACGTCGCCGACAACCAGTGCGACGCGCGTACCCGACAGAGGGATGACGTCGAACCAGTCGCCGCCCACGCCGACGTGGCGGTCGGCCGGCAAGTAGCGGTACGCCGCTTCGAGCGCGCTCTGCGGCGGCAGGCGCCGCGGCAGCAGACTGCGCTGCAGTGTCACGGCCGCCGCGTACTCGCGGGCGTAGCGGCGGGCGTTGTCGACGCACACAGCGCTTCGCGCGACCAACTCGTCGCCCAGCTCCTGCTCGTCCGTGTCGAAGGGCATCGCCGTGCGGCTTCGCAGAAAGGTGACCAGCCCCATCACCGCGCCGCGGGCCTGCAACGGCACGAACAGGCGTGCGTGGACACCGGTTCCGCTCCGCGGAGCCGGCATGCCTGGTGTGTTCTCCGTGATCGACCGCCCCGAGGCCATGCTGCGGGCTTGGGGGGAGGCGAAGGCGTACTCGATCGGCTGCCCGGCTTCCGCGGCTGCGTCACCCGGTGCGACGGCCGCGTCCTGTGGGTCCCGTGATCCGCACACCCGCACCAACCGTTGTCCGGGGGCGATCTCGTCGGCGGGTTCCGTCCCTTCCAGGACTTCCGGCAGCAGGTCGACGGTGACGGCATCGGCGAACTGCGGTACAGCCACCTCGACGAGTTCCGCTGTCGTACGGACCACATCCAGGGACGTGCCGATACAGGACCCGGCCCGCACGAGCAGCGCCAGCCGCTGCTCCGCCCGGTGGCGCTCGGTGATGTCGACGGCCTCCTCGCACACTCCGAGCGGCTCACCGCGCGCGTCGAGCAGCCGGTAGTAGGAACAGGACCAGACTCGCTCGTACTCCGGGGCGGCGGGTACCTGCCCGAGGTAGTGCAGGTCGATGACGGGGATGCCGTCGGCGAGTACCTTCCGCATCGTCTCCGCCAATGTCGGGGGGTGATGCTCGGACAGCATCCGGCCCTGCCCCTGCGGAAAGAGCTCGTCCACAGTGCGGCCCGCGTACGGTGTGAGCGGCCCTCCCAGTTCCCGGTCGACAGCGGCGTTCGCCCACACTATTCGCAGCTCGGTGTCGTAGATGGTGAGCCAGACGGGCGACTGGGTGACCAGGCCGCGCAGCATCGCCTGATGCGACTCCCAGCTGCGCAGCTCCTCCAGGTCCGCCGCGAGCAGCACAAGGGCCGGACCATCAGGGCCGTGGGCCACCGTGCACATGGTCGTGGCCATGCGCACGGTGTGACCGTCCCGATGGCGGAGGTTGAGTGCCGCACTGCGGATGGATCCGGGGTCGCCGACTGTGTTCATCCATGGTGCGGGCTGCGTACCGGCCTTGCGTGCCACCAGCGCGGTGGCAGGGCGCCTGAGTATCTCTTGGGGCGTGTAGCCGAGGAGTCTCTCTGCGGCAGGGCTCCAGCCGATGACGATGCCGCATGCGTCCAGGACCACTGCGGCCGCTCTTGTCACGTGGAGCGGACCAAGGAATTCATCGGCAGGGGTCTCAGGTTTTGGACTCGTCACGGCCGCTCATCCTCCAATGGCCTCAGGATCCGCCCGGCGGTTGGGGTGACGCAACCGCGTGGCGGCTGTGGCGGACGGGTCGGATGACATGGCCCAAGCCCTTCTGTCGCCGAGGGCAGGCTGCTGGGTCGGTTCGCCCTGATGCTGCTTGCCCCAGCCGTCGGGGCGCGGTCCAGGAAGTCGGCGCGGCGCTGCGGAGCGCCACCGAGCACCCGCCCGGGTACGGGAGCTCGCCATCCCAGGAGGCACTTCTGGATGCGACGGGGGTTGTGGGAGCCCTTGATGTACTCGAAAAGTGCGAGGCTCGCCTGGGCCCTGGTCGTGAAGACGCGACCGCGGAGGCACTCGGCCTTGACCAGCATCCACAACGGTGACACCCGCCCTTGCCGCACGGAGCGACGAGCGCGCCGGAAGCCGACGTTCCGGGTTTTGGTGTAGAGGGATGCGTAAGCGATACATCGGAGGAAGAGGACCATGACCGCTCGGCACAGTGGGGGTCCGGACATCGTCGTCGTTGGCGCGGGGCTCGCCGGCCTGGCCTGTTCCCTGGACCTGTGCCGTGCCGGACGGCGGGTGGCGTTGCTGGAGGCGTCCGATGGTGTGGGTGGCCGCGTGCGTACGGACCAGGTGGATGGGTTTCGACTGGACCGCGGCTTCCAGGTGTTCAACACCTCCTACCCGCAGGTGAAGCGGCGCCTGGACCTGCGGATACTGCGGCTGAGGCCGTTCACCCCGGGCATCGTCGCGCACACCTCGACGGGTCCCGTCCGTCTATCCGACCCGACCCGGCTGCCGAGAGAAGCGGGGGCGCTGCTGCCCGGGCGGGTACTGCCTGCACGTGACCTGGCCGCGATGGTGGTGCTCACCGCGCGGGACGCCCTCCTGCCCGCCGGCACCTTCAAACGAGCCCCGGACCGCTCCACCGCCGACGCTCTGTCCCGCGCGGGGGTGTCGCCCGAAACGGTCGCCGAGATCCTGCGGCCGTTCCTGTCGGGCGTGTTCCTGGAGGACCGGCTGGAGACCTCGGCCCGCTTCTTCCACCTGGTGTGGCGGAGCATGGTCAGAGGCACGATCTGCCTTCCCGCCGACGGCATCGGCGCTGTACCTGTCCAGCTGGCACGTGGGCTGCCCGACGGCGTGCTGCGCCTGGAGACACCCGTCGAGGCGGTCACCGATGCGGGGGTCCTCCTGACGGACGGCCGCGAGCTGCCGGCCGCGTCCGTCGTGGTGGCGACGGACGCGGCTCGCGCGGCCCGCCTGCTGCCGGGCCTGGGCGTGCCCTGTACGCGTACGGTCACCACGTACTACCACGCCGCCGCCCGCACGCCCCTGGCCGAGCCGACTCTCCTGGTGGACAGCACCGGAGCCGTCCTCAACACGTGCGTTCTGACCGAGGTCGCCTCCACGTATGCGCCGCCCGGCACTGCGCTGGTCTCGACCTCCGTGCTGGGCCCCTACCGCTCCGGAGGGGACGCAGCGGTGCTCCGGCGGCTCGCCGAGCTGTACGGCACGGACACGAGCGGCTGGCAGCAGGTCGCCGTGTACACCGTCGAGGGAGCCCTGCCCGCGATGGAGCCGCCCTGGCCGCTGAGCCGCACGACGCGATTCGCCCGGGGCCGGTACGTCTGCGGGGACCACCGGGCGACGGGCTCCGTCCAGGGCGCTCTGGCCTCGGGTACGCGGGCGGCGCGCGCGGTGCTGAGCGACCTGACGCGCTGTTGACGTGACGGCAACGGTGTCCGCTGCATACGCCGGCGACCGGATCAAGGAACAGACAGTGTGGTGAAGACAGGCGGCCGTTCCCTGCGACCGGGAGTGGACGTGGACCTCAACGGCGCTCGCATGCTGGGGGCCGACGCCACCGGTGTCCTCGATGGTGCGCTCACTGCCGAACCGGCCAGGCGGGGGATGCGCCCGGCGCTCGCCGGAGGTGATCCGTTGCGCCCTGCCCCGGCCGCCGAGGCGTACCCGGGCGCTCCTACCCTCCTCTTCGATGCGTTCGACCCCGCGTCGTGCGCCCGCGCCGTGCATGCCGTGGCGCCTGGCCTGGGCGGGCTCGACGCGGCCGTGATGGTCTTCGGGGCGGTCGTCGTCGGCCGGGTGGCGGAGTTCGGTGACGAGGTCGCGGAGCACCTGCTGACGGGTAACGTCCTCGAGCCCGCCGCCTTCTTCCGCGCGGCACTCCACGTCATGGCACCGGGCTCGGTCGTCGCGGCGTTCACTGGCGCTGTCGCTCGGTCTCCAAAGGCGGGGACGGCTGACTACAGCGCCTCCAAGGCCGCGCTCGCCGCCTGGCTCGGCACCGGTGCGCCGCGGGTCGGGGACCGCCGGCATCCGGGTCCTGGCCCCCCAGCCGAGCCACCTGGGCACCGGCTTCGCCGACCGGGCCGTCGCCACCGGGGCCGACGCTGTGGAAGTGGACGCGGAGCTGCTGCGGACGACTCCGGACGGCACTCCGGTCGTCGAACGGCGTGCCAGGTGAGTCGGCGCGACCTGCCGGATGAGTCGTGCGACGTGGTGATCGTCGGCGGCGGTGCGTCGGGGCTCAGCCTCGCTCACCACCTGACGGCGACGGGCTCATGCACCGTGACCGTGGTGGAGGCACCGGAGGGGCCCCGTCGACCGCCGGAGCGGACCTGGTGCTATGGGGACCAGGGCGCCGGCGACTTCGACGAAGCCGTGTGTGCCTCCTGGTCCTGGCTAAGGGTGCACGGCACCGACGGTGACGCGGTCGGGGAGCGGCGGCGTGCCCCCGCCCGGCCCGCGACTTTTCGGTGCTCCCCGCGTCCCCGGCAGGCAGGGCACTCTGGTCAAGGTGGCTGGTTTCCAGATGGCGGGTGGAGGAGACCTTCCAGAGCGGGAAGGGGCTGGCCGGGCTGGACGAGTCCCAGGTCCGCCGCTACCCCTCCTGGACCCGCTGGGTCACCCTCGTGATGTTCGTCCTTGCACGGAGCACTCCGGGGTCACGCGCACCGCCCACACCACCCTCGACCATCGCAAAAGCGGCTCGGAAGTCACCCGGCCCCTGACGCGGCATCGAATTCTTCAAGAGGTTCGGCAGCGACTGAGCCGGGATCCCGACACACGCCTGGCGGCCCGGAAACGGTAGACAGCCCAGCCAGCACCGAGCACGGCAGCTGTCCATACGATGACCTCGGCGAGAACGATTGCCGGGGTCAAGGTGAGGTGAGGCCGGGGCGGCATCACGATCATCTGCACCGCAGCACCCACCGACACCGTCAACCCGGCAAGCAAGCCGATCAACCCAGGCCGCCTGATGGCTGCACCCACCACACCCAGGACCAACCCGAACAGCAAACCCGTCACTGACCACATGACCGTTTCCGTCGCGAACATGGACAGCGGTTCCCTCAAAACGAAGGCGTCCGTCACGTAATACGCCACCGAGGCCGCGATCAGTGCCAAAGCCCCAACCAGTGCGCCTCGGGCCCAGGTCCCGGCCAGCCAACCCATCCCGACCGCTAATGCTGCCCAGGACCAGCTGGCGTCCATCAGCAGGCTGAGCACCTTGGCAGCCTTGGCCCAGACGGTGCCGACGAGCGGCATCCCGAGTTCCACGTACGGCGACGAGAGCGCGTTGACGAGCGAGGTAGCCGCTCCGAACACCAACCCGGCCGCGAGCCCCCCACCAAGATCTTCACATCGGAAGAATATCCAGCCCGCGTACTCGTGGCGGGGCGAGCTGAGCTACCTCGCGCGAACGAGCACCGGTCTGCCTGGCGATGCCGCCACCAGGCCTGAGCCCAGAGCCCAGGGCCCAAGCCAGCCATGACCGCGGGCAAGCCGCGAATCGGACATGAAGATCATGACGTCGGGGGCGGCCAGTTGCCGGCTTCGCCTTGCAGGATGCGTTCGAACCAGTCCGCGGTCAGTTCCGCGCAGCGGGCAGGTGAACCGGCGGCATGGAGTATCTCCACCACGGACTCCTGGACTTGGGGGATGTACATCTGGTTGTGCACTTCGGTGCCGAGCACTCCCTGCCCGTCGAAGAACGCACCGAATACGCAGGAGATGGAATTGGTTCCAGGCGTCACCGGATGGAACAGGGCCAGCAGATGCGCGAACGCGGTCTCCTGGGGGCGGAGGATGAGGGTGTCGTGCGGTTCGCAGGGCCAGGTGACAGCCCGCTCGCGTAGTACGGATACGAATGTGCGTCATGTGCCGTCCAGACTCTGGAACGCATCCTCGTCAGTCTCCCCGACTGAGAACCAGGGCACGTACACACGGCTGTCCATGGCCTGCACCGTAGCTGACAGGCTGCCTGATC from Streptomyces sp. 6-11-2 encodes:
- a CDS encoding IS3 family transposase, which produces MSGPPLCRAVMVLFLRCIAYASLYTKTRNVGFRRARRSVRQGRVSPLWMLVKAECLRGRVFTTRAQASLALFEYIKGSHNPRRIQKCLLGWRAPVPGRVLGGAPQRRADFLDRAPTAGASSIRANRPSSLPSATEGLGPCHPTRPPQPPRGCVTPTAGRILRPLEDERP
- a CDS encoding NAD(P)/FAD-dependent oxidoreductase, translated to MTARHSGGPDIVVVGAGLAGLACSLDLCRAGRRVALLEASDGVGGRVRTDQVDGFRLDRGFQVFNTSYPQVKRRLDLRILRLRPFTPGIVAHTSTGPVRLSDPTRLPREAGALLPGRVLPARDLAAMVVLTARDALLPAGTFKRAPDRSTADALSRAGVSPETVAEILRPFLSGVFLEDRLETSARFFHLVWRSMVRGTICLPADGIGAVPVQLARGLPDGVLRLETPVEAVTDAGVLLTDGRELPAASVVVATDAARAARLLPGLGVPCTRTVTTYYHAAARTPLAEPTLLVDSTGAVLNTCVLTEVASTYAPPGTALVSTSVLGPYRSGGDAAVLRRLAELYGTDTSGWQQVAVYTVEGALPAMEPPWPLSRTTRFARGRYVCGDHRATGSVQGALASGTRAARAVLSDLTRC
- a CDS encoding HEAT repeat domain-containing protein; this encodes MTGGESELRELLERAGLEVAGHGRVNNARPAAVAWRPVASGNAVPTVAVRNDRPDQVAELNRQWHRLAVEHGVIDHNGEFLINVAGHGCQSHWCSHWTRVRLAEQWDLTGVLGQRRGRPEFVSMSLDGESVLGATSEEYEVWLIAVDRFHAWVESWAQAHAQETPQMRQSGWHAVLRWKTAPQRLRSAWRDGLARNPAAPASVLRRLLDVAEGERLPGAGWLITRELPDEVVEAWISHPEPRVRKQLAERWTLTAEQRERLFIEPRPGLRWIFTACAVDGRSPLTEATFAQLVADPNAQVRAEVALHRDLPARHLVTLAADADPAVRRAACRRAWPHLEPDTHTSLMADPDPEVRAEAILLAHTAAPMPVSVFAALPDDEQRHRAARECLLSDELGHALAHSPDRELRRAAAGNPDLAPHLVAELGQDLDPAVRWTVSVRPDLTEEERGRVPVEISPKARCNPLPWVRALQDDEEAIRRCASSSHLLVRRSAACAKNLPPDVVERLARDEDWVVRLFLAENCAQAPAEVLLEMCRTWDGYSAARFPEHPNFPRQNTLQYADDPDPRMRKLALEDPTATADLVERFSRDPDRGVRRRALRDPRLTPASVIRLLDDPDCLIREAAARDPHLTTRALTSLLHDATTAMSAAANPAIPEHVMHHLLERQPSVRT
- a CDS encoding SpoIIE family protein phosphatase, whose translation is MTSPKPETPADEFLGPLHVTRAAAVVLDACGIVIGWSPAAERLLGYTPQEILRRPATALVARKAGTQPAPWMNTVGDPGSIRSAALNLRHRDGHTVRMATTMCTVAHGPDGPALVLLAADLEELRSWESHQAMLRGLVTQSPVWLTIYDTELRIVWANAAVDRELGGPLTPYAGRTVDELFPQGQGRMLSEHHPPTLAETMRKVLADGIPVIDLHYLGQVPAAPEYERVWSCSYYRLLDARGEPLGVCEEAVDITERHRAEQRLALLVRAGSCIGTSLDVVRTTAELVEVAVPQFADAVTVDLLPEVLEGTEPADEIAPGQRLVRVCGSRDPQDAAVAPGDAAAEAGQPIEYAFASPQARSMASGRSITENTPGMPAPRSGTGVHARLFVPLQARGAVMGLVTFLRSRTAMPFDTDEQELGDELVARSAVCVDNARRYAREYAAAVTLQRSLLPRRLPPQSALEAAYRYLPADRHVGVGGDWFDVIPLSGTRVALVVGDVVGHGLPAAATMGRLRTTVRALAQLDLDPDELLTRLADVAGQNDWRLQDDDSSEDVEDKGIIGATCLYAVYDPISRRCNWCCAGHPPPAVVDPDSGRVGFAELPSGPPLGLGGPTYESAEVELTPGSVLALFTNGLVDSRTGGVDVGLGRLVQVLAQHRLPLEKLCDQAMAVLPIGPVNDDAALLLVRTRVLDAHQVACWNLPADPSVVSHARAVAAAQLNEWGLPELGFTTELVVSELVTNAIRYASGPIRLRLIRDRALLCEVSDSRHTSPHLRHAANDEEGGRGLFLVAQTTQRWGTRYTSAGKTIWTEQDLTCTEPPQRDAA